GGAAACGACGGCGGCGGCAGCCCCAGTCTGtccccgaggtggtcccggacgcaaccgtcactgttcccgaggtggtcccggacgcacctgttgCTGTTACCAaggtttcaattcaattcaattttatttatatagcgtctaatacaacaaaagtcaacaggcatgtggaagcagcagcgggatgaccagaggggggggggggggggggggggggggcgcaggcatgcagctcctgaagctccggcctgcaaacatgcacaaaagagaaaaaagggggccagcacaagaaactacaggagtgatggacaaaaatgatggctatgagatacttataataaataaaaatggaaaaggagaagagaggaagggaagaggagaggagaagaagggtgagaggcaccgcctagtggatcatgtcggtgccccctgcagcataggcctatagcagcatatctaccatgaagctatatttgagactaactattatagtcttgttctatagctgcagctatgactactgactctaacacactagagtttacactacctagagatttaccaacaccaactagaggtttactaaacactaactataggctttactgaacagaaaggttttaagtttagttttaaaggtggaggtggtgtcagcctccttaacccagattggaagttggttccatagtagtggtgcctgatagcagaatgcccgccctccaaatctacatttggatactctaggaactacgagtaaacctgcactccgagaacggagagctctgccaggaacataaggcactatcaggggCCTCAtatataaagcttgcttgcgcagaaaaagcgcctgaaagttgcggaagccgccatctacgcaaagcctcggatctaaaaagaaaaaactaaccgaaaaatctgcttatctttacggcaaccaggaccctcccgaaagaatttacttaagacatggggaactggcgacgcaggctgtgaggtgaaatgaagtcagattcatgtcatactcttaataatgtcatcacatatcacaacatatatcagacttataataaaatagtgctgataacggaaCAGGCGGCGGGGGGGTTTGaatgccgctccgagcccactgctccacgccgaagaggaaaaaagaaagtgttctgattaaaataaggaaagttggactatataacgttatagcgttcataaggataaagtttaaaaaaaaaaaaaaaaaaattaaggaaatggtcccttctccccgtgtgtgtctgcctgtcatgcacgggtaggTGCGcacatgttgtttacttttaagccggaatgatggttctgcgtcacaccaacgcgtaccctacgccgtaggctctgcgttggtgtaacgcggaacaataaatcagcctagagcagttctgaggggagacgggagggaggagggggagcgggggctgccgggccaccgtcccgagtgtcttgatgatttgctgagcctaccgttagtttttaaactgtaaaaagtggggcgggggggacaaatacatgattttgaaaagtgggggggacatgtcccccctgcccccagtggaaattgcgttgTGGCACTAACGGACAGCAACGGCGTgttgccactcactcgctttattttatactatttatatactttttctacttttactgtgaccaccaaataatctcgtttcactgtcctctctccacctcatccacaacatctagatctcagatctcagtgaaattcagtggcacggtggctcgacacgttcattcattctgacgccaaacaggctgcaggaagccaatgcgcatgctcagcagactcattcatatgcaaaaaaataccatttatggcatgaagtgggcgtgtagagggcgggatatgaggcggattcacctgcgcaaccttccagctggactgtgatttatgaaGGGAATATTACGtgcaagtctgcgtgcacgcagttttatagatccggatttttttttgcgcccggcattttcggcttttgagtgtacgtgcaattttagtatgactcctacgcagtccattttaaatgaggcccctggtcttgcaaatattgtggagctaagccattttgggctttatatgcaagtaataaaatttaaaatcggattctgaattttacggggaccaatggagcgacgctaacactggagagacgttgtctctcctgctgattcctgtcagcacttgtgctgctgcattctggatcagctggagcctcttcagcaaattacttggacatcctgctaataacacattacagtaatctagtctaaaagatacaaacgcatgaactagtttttctgcatcactctgcaagagtattttcctaatctttgcaatattacggagatggaaaaatgctattctACAAACCTAGACTTTGAAGGacggccccctgaactgtctcgccAGTCTGCCCGGCCCCCTGAACTTTCTCGTTGCTCTACCCGGCCTAGTGCCCAGGCCCCCTGAGCTCTGACTATGTGTTGGCccgtttcctccctccgtgtctTGTCTTATATCATCAGAAAGGTCTGTGCATGGCCCCTTTGACTTTGTcgtcgtcctcctcctcatcctcctctcgcTCTCCCCCCTCCATCCATGCTTCCAAAGTACATTTGTTTGCCAAATGGCACCctgagatttcatttttgaatgaAGTGTCTTATGTATGAAATAGAGTGTAGTATGCAGGAACAAGTGTGTTGCATAAAGAAGTCGGTATGTTGCAGAATTTGTTTAAGGTATGGCAATACTTCAAGTTGTGTTACTTGAGTTTAAGCATCATGTTCAAGCAACGGGCAAAAACTCTTCCATTTCATTTACATAGCCAAAAAAAACGGTACAGGATGTGGTAAACTGGTAAATCTCACATCTACATTTATGTGTGAAACACCCTTCCTGTCAGATAATATTTTTCGTTAAACAGATGATGATAAGCTTGTTGTAActacattacacacacacatagatctgtctcagaaaattagaatattgtgataaagtcctttattttctgtaatgcaaaaatgtcatacattctggattcattacaaatcaactgaaaaattgcaagccttttattattttaatattgctgatcatggcttacagcttaagaaaactcaaatatcctatctcaaaaaaatggaatattctgggaatcttaatcttaaactgtaaaccataatcagcaatattaaaataataaaatgcttgcaatatatcagttgatttgtaatgaatccagaatgtatgacatttttgtttttttaattgcattacagaaaataaagaactttaacacaatattcgaattttctgagacagtcctgtatatatacacacgcacATGTGTATATATCGTGTTTAtatctagtgtgtgtgtgtgtgtgtgtgtgtgtgtgtgtgtgtgtgtgtgtgtgtgtgtgtgtgtgtgtgtgtgtgtgtgtgtgtgtgtgtgtgtgtgtgaatacatTCTCGACAACCTGATCTAATTTCCTGGAAAGAATAAAGTTAAAACAGGAAGTGTCTGAGGCACTTGTAgcattctttttcttctctcagGGTGTCAGGGACGACACAGCAACTCTGCAAAAGGAGGAATCAGATTAACTATTGTTTAAAAGACAATGAATACTACAACCTGTCCAAACATCAGCTTTAGCTTTCCGAAGAGATTCCTGCCACCCGTCTACATCGTAGTATTCATCATTGGACTGATCGCTAATGGATGGGGATTGAAGTCTTTGTCACACAACTGGAAGAAACTGGGGAATGTCAGTGTCTTTGTTCTTAACCTTGGACTAGCAGACATTTTGTATCTGCTCACACTCCCCTTTCTGATTGTGTACTACTTTAATGGAACTACATGGATCTTTGGAGATGCATTCTGCAAGGTAACCAGATTCTGCTTCAACCTGAATTTATATTGCAGCATTGGGTTCCTCACTTGCATAAGTGTATACCGCTACCTGGCCATTGTCCATCCAATGAGAGTGATGGGAAGAATAACTGTGACTCACTCTGTGGCAATCTCAGTCATTGTTTGGATGTTAGTGAGTCTTCAAAGTCTTCCAGACATGTTCTTCACCAAATCATCTGCAAATGAGACTGGAAAATGTTTTGATACCACCTCTGATGAATATGTTGAAGCCTACCTGAGATACAGCTTTGTATGGACACTCATCGGATTTTGTATCCCATCCATCATCACGCTCAGCTGCTATGGACACATGATTTTTGTTCTCTGCTGCAACGATAACATTGATGAGGCACTTAAACAAAGAAGCTTAAAGCTGTTAATCATCTTGattcttctcttctctgtttGTTATATCCCTTATCATATCCTAAAGAACTTCAACCTCTGGTCAAGAGttctgttaaagcagggaaTATGCTATGAATGGTTTAATGGGGTCTACGTTGGTCATCGGATATGTCGGGGTCTTGTGTGTCTCAACAGTGCACTCAACCCACTGGTGTACCTTCATGTAAATGACGGTATTGCTTCTCAGCTCAGACAGCTGTTTTTGAGAGTTTGCCAAACAGTCACACAGCTGTCCACCAACAGTCGGACTGCTTTAGTGTCACTTCGAAATGCgtgatttgaaaaaaataaactgttaTGTTGCATCATCATCTAAGACTGGTGgacatcctctgctggtggagaagagcatctctgaatgcacaacaccggaacctgcagtgtgggagtgagaggggcagggtaacggcccggtcaggcgggggagagatttgtccgtcaagactcctctccctggccctgccccttctcaacctttccccgaccctgaacctaacctgggacttgctgattgggccggagcttcgggagctgcatgctggcctgcggtccccacccccggtcatcccgttgctgctttcacctgcctgctgtgctgctgacgtccccgaccccccagtctggccctcggcaggagggtccccccttatgatcctggtcctgctcaaggtttcttccctcctaaaggggagtttttcttgccactgttcggcttaaggcttttctcccactatgggagtttttacctgccattgtttatataataattgcttggggtttatgttcatgttctgggtctctggaaagcatctggagacaacttttgttgtattagacgctatataaataaaattgaatggaattgaattgaattgaattgaattgaattgaattgaattgaattgaattgaattgaattgaattgaattgaattgaagactGCAACATACTTATTGGActgtttaaaatatgtatttatacactgagtttttcttgccactgctTGAATAGACATGTTTTTCTCCCACTCGGGGggctttttacctgccactctTTACATGTACTTTActgtatgttatgtttatgtaataattgctcgggggttcatgttctgggtctctggaaagatcctagagacaacttgtattgtaatagacttCTGTACTTAAAACTGGACTGTACGTGTTTGTGGCGGAGAGGCTATGcattacttttttgtttttttgtgttgtttttcttcaaagaaaaagaaataaagaacaggATGCAGGTGTTCACTTaccacagactgcaacggattTGTTGCACATTAAAGGAAGACAGTACAAGTTGCCAAAGTACTTGTGGTCAAAAACAAGAGAGAATTTCACACCTGTTATTCCGTCAGTTCCTTTGACTTAAGATCAGCTTTATTTCCTTTGCACCTCCTAAATAGTCGTGTAAATAAATCTATTTTGTGGATTGTCTGTGATGacatgaaaaaacaacaacaacaaaaaaaacagcacatcTTTAAATGACAACGAAAACTGTGTGTCAGCAGTGGCATGTTTGTTACACTTCATAAATTCACAAAATGAGATCtgcaaacaaattaaaaatgtttgcatgcTGATAAACCCAGGATTTCAGTCTTGGTGTtgctggatctcagtgctgcattcaaCACGGTTGACCATAATATCTCGTTAGAGCGGTTGAAAACTGGgcgggactttctggcacagcacttgcctggttagAGTCCTATATAAAAGACAGGGACTATTTTGTGCCTTGCATCTTAGATCTACATTTCTCAGTTGCTATTTTCTTAAAACACCTAGATATTATTGGCTTTTGATAAGCATGTCTTGTAAATTCTTGCTCTGGTTTTGTCGTACTTTTACAGTGCCAAGCTTCATTTATTGTATCCTTATTCATTCAAGcttggctttcttttttaataagcATGCAAAGGCAGTTTGTATGCCTCAGTGCGCAGGTGTGATGCACCCTTGTGCCTCATGACGTGTTCGATCCAGAAAACAGCATTGTCTGTAGGCTTAATTGGTTTGTCGTGATGCAGTTGCAACAGTTTCATTATATACTGCACGGTGAGGCAtcgttcagcttttatgctctttacctgtggaacaaactcccagaatgcatcagggctgctgaaactctcaatTGATTGTATGGTTTGTTTCTGTACTGTCCTGTTGCATATGTTATCTGTACAcgcactgatgctgatgcttttccacaaatgaagttcctaacggataaataaagttatttattattataattgttttaagtcaaagttgaaaacctttttatttactgctgcatttcagtagtctcccacaatgcactctAACCCttgtttcttgcatctcatttgttcatTCGTTTTAAGTTATGTGTATCTGTCTTTAATTGTTGCTTTTTAACTCTTTTCTAGACTGGTACTTTTAAatttgagtttcaaaacttaAGCATATTTTAAATCCTGTACATTCTGTTC
This is a stretch of genomic DNA from Cololabis saira isolate AMF1-May2022 chromosome 12, fColSai1.1, whole genome shotgun sequence. It encodes these proteins:
- the si:dkey-78k11.9 gene encoding P2Y purinoceptor 1 produces the protein MNTTTCPNISFSFPKRFLPPVYIVVFIIGLIANGWGLKSLSHNWKKLGNVSVFVLNLGLADILYLLTLPFLIVYYFNGTTWIFGDAFCKVTRFCFNLNLYCSIGFLTCISVYRYLAIVHPMRVMGRITVTHSVAISVIVWMLVSLQSLPDMFFTKSSANETGKCFDTTSDEYVEAYLRYSFVWTLIGFCIPSIITLSCYGHMIFVLCCNDNIDEALKQRSLKLLIILILLFSVCYIPYHILKNFNLWSRVLLKQGICYEWFNGVYVGHRICRGLVCLNSALNPLVYLHVNDGIASQLRQLFLRVCQTVTQLSTNSRTALVSLRNA